A window of Bradyrhizobium sp. AZCC 1610 contains these coding sequences:
- a CDS encoding class I SAM-dependent methyltransferase codes for MKFVEKGGPQPIEYDELSTLFDEIAIRRTEGDLESIIAFAQDSKGAFNSTQTNQGFVCIRPHGYHGDFEIIDRIYTNWVSPDPTLERWDHFFQRSSAAKAVRARKEYCHALLRDIANCRPSGAQVLNVASGPGRDIFEFFVKHANLAHRLQIHFVEQDGKALEHASKLLTPFLSQITLEHNNILRWRTNQRFDLIWCAGLFDYLTDALFVRLLRKLACMLCPGGELVVGNFSNRNVHRNYMEFGGWHLFHRDSAKLLSLFKRANIADASARIGEEPNGVNLFLHIRKAS; via the coding sequence ATGAAATTTGTGGAAAAGGGCGGGCCTCAACCGATCGAATATGACGAACTTTCAACCTTGTTTGATGAAATTGCCATACGCCGTACGGAAGGTGATCTCGAGTCCATCATAGCGTTCGCCCAAGACTCAAAGGGAGCGTTCAACTCGACTCAAACAAATCAAGGTTTCGTTTGTATTCGCCCACATGGATACCACGGGGACTTTGAAATCATCGATCGCATCTACACCAATTGGGTATCCCCCGACCCTACACTCGAACGCTGGGATCATTTCTTTCAGAGAAGTTCAGCGGCCAAAGCCGTGCGGGCACGGAAAGAATATTGCCATGCCCTACTCCGCGATATCGCGAACTGCCGTCCAAGCGGGGCTCAGGTATTGAACGTTGCGAGCGGTCCTGGCAGGGACATATTCGAGTTCTTTGTCAAGCACGCCAATCTAGCGCACAGGCTCCAGATTCATTTTGTTGAGCAGGATGGCAAGGCATTAGAGCACGCCAGTAAGCTTCTCACGCCGTTCCTCAGCCAGATAACGCTAGAGCACAACAATATCCTTCGTTGGCGAACCAACCAGCGATTCGATTTGATCTGGTGCGCTGGGCTTTTTGACTATCTGACTGATGCTTTGTTTGTTCGATTGCTCCGAAAATTGGCGTGCATGCTCTGCCCCGGAGGAGAACTAGTTGTCGGAAACTTCTCCAACCGCAATGTGCATCGCAACTATATGGAGTTCGGCGGGTGGCATCTTTTTCACCGAGACAGTGCAAAGCTCCTATCGCTTTTCAAACGGGCTAACATCGCAGACGCTTCAGCGCGCATTGGTGAGGAGCCAAATGGGGTCAATCTGTTCTTACACATCCGCAAAGCGTCATAG
- a CDS encoding PEPxxWA-CTERM sorting domain-containing protein, whose product MEGDLSMIFCRFVACYIAVLVVVLSVKTASADVVLGPVTYGGSYSGQWVDGNGTGQNYSGSLTAGNNLDITHSGLSTSSFRLHTALTPAPFFEITAAASAPGYIPGTGYVGGAAATAYFTMQYQIYIAGQPGVVHTHINALGAVTTEGNVAVLRIGNANASVGSYSWSTGAGAHSGETGLNFAVNGSYAFLTNTIYNVMLEGTVSAGCGAFEACSASNHTMIDPVFTAPDGYQIQLSHGVGNSIAAVPEPATWAMIILGFAGVGFLAQRRKSKASFNTI is encoded by the coding sequence ATGGAGGGGGATTTAAGTATGATTTTTTGCCGATTTGTTGCCTGCTACATCGCAGTGCTTGTCGTGGTGCTTTCGGTAAAAACAGCATCCGCAGATGTCGTTTTAGGCCCCGTGACTTACGGCGGCAGCTATTCCGGTCAATGGGTTGATGGCAACGGCACCGGGCAGAACTACAGTGGGAGCTTAACCGCGGGAAACAATCTGGACATCACACACTCGGGCTTGAGTACCTCTTCCTTCAGGCTTCACACAGCCCTTACTCCGGCGCCCTTTTTCGAAATAACTGCTGCGGCCTCTGCGCCGGGATATATCCCAGGAACGGGATATGTTGGAGGAGCTGCCGCGACCGCATACTTCACTATGCAGTACCAAATCTACATAGCCGGGCAGCCGGGAGTCGTGCACACCCATATAAATGCCTTGGGCGCCGTGACTACCGAAGGAAACGTGGCGGTGCTTAGGATTGGCAACGCCAACGCCTCAGTAGGCAGTTACTCGTGGTCGACTGGTGCAGGCGCACACAGTGGCGAGACCGGACTGAATTTTGCAGTTAATGGCAGCTACGCCTTTTTGACCAACACAATCTACAATGTGATGCTGGAGGGCACCGTTTCTGCTGGATGCGGAGCATTCGAGGCCTGCAGCGCAAGTAATCACACGATGATCGATCCTGTCTTCACTGCGCCCGACGGTTATCAAATCCAACTCAGTCATGGCGTAGGTAACTCTATCGCTGCTGTCCCCGAGCCAGCTACCTGGGCAATGATCATCCTGGGTTTTGCTGGTGTTGGCTTCTTGGCGCAACGGCGGAAGAGCAAGGCAAGCTTCAACACCATTTGA